Proteins found in one Strix uralensis isolate ZFMK-TIS-50842 chromosome 21, bStrUra1, whole genome shotgun sequence genomic segment:
- the PRRT1B gene encoding proline rich transmembrane protein 1B, whose product MEGDTPAAAEGAEQGDSGSPGTRGVPATGRGDGPRVVAAVTNAAFEGDPPPYSPPDPKSAHLLYPPFPAGFSQQVPVVYQPGPGPFPPQGIPPAPLPYATYDGQPSAGPSPAGRGQRPPKDYMVESVLVTVFCCLLTGVIALVYSHETRAALSRGDVAQANVASKKAQSLVLFSLLFGLFASISWVIYVLVTLYL is encoded by the exons ATGGAGGGCGACACACCGGCCGCAGCCGAGGGAGCGGAGCAGGGGGACagcggcagccccggcacccgcGGGGTCCCCGCCACGGGCCGCGGGGACGGGCCCAGGGTGGTGGCGGCGGTCACCAACGCGGCCTTCGAGGGGGACCCGCCGCCCTACTCGCCCCCGGACCCCAAAAGCGCTCACCTGCTCTACCCGCCCTTCCCGGCCGGCTTCTCCCAGCAAGTGCCCGTCGTCTAccagccggggccggggccctTCCCGCCCCAGGGCATCCCCCCCGCACCCCTGCCCTACGCCACC TACGACGGGCAGCCGAGCGCGGGGCCATCGCCTGccggccgcgggcagcgcccgcccAAGGACTACATGGTGGAGTCGGTGCTGGTGACCGTcttctgctgcctcctgaccGGGGTCATCGCCCTCGTCTACTCCCACGAG ACCCGGGCTGCGCTCAGCCGCGGGGACGTGGCCCAGGCAAACGTGGCATCCAAGAAGGCCCAGTCGCTGGTCCTCTTCAGCCTCCTCTTTGGGTTGTTCGCCTCCATCAGCTGGGTCATCTACGTCCTGGTGACCCTGTACCTGTGA